In one Polynucleobacter sp. JS-JIR-5-A7 genomic region, the following are encoded:
- a CDS encoding carbohydrate kinase family protein, with amino-acid sequence MASLICGSIAYDTIMNFEGKFADQILPEQIHILNVAFLVPTMRREFGGCAGNIAYNLSLLGGDPIIMATVGGDAAPYMSRLKQLNIDASHIRQIENAFTAQAMITTDQANNQITAFHPGAMDESHLNLVSAVITERSKNSKGAAKFGIVAPDGRQGMWEHCHQLAEANIPFVFDPGQGLPMFNGPELLELVDIASYLAVNDYEGEMLSQRTGLSLSKVAERVKALIVTKGAEGADIYTEGKCISIPPVPAGKVVDPTGCGDAFRGGLLFGLENEMDWETTGRLASLMGSIKITHQGPQNHQLSKAEIADQFKAAFGFSF; translated from the coding sequence ATGGCTAGCTTGATCTGCGGCTCTATCGCTTACGACACCATCATGAACTTTGAAGGCAAATTTGCCGATCAAATTCTCCCTGAGCAGATCCACATCTTGAATGTGGCCTTTTTAGTACCAACCATGCGCCGAGAATTTGGTGGTTGTGCAGGCAATATTGCCTACAACCTCAGCCTTTTGGGAGGAGATCCCATCATCATGGCAACTGTTGGTGGCGATGCAGCGCCCTACATGAGCCGCTTAAAGCAACTGAATATTGATGCGAGCCATATTCGCCAAATTGAAAATGCATTTACGGCACAAGCAATGATCACCACTGATCAAGCCAATAACCAAATCACGGCATTCCATCCAGGCGCGATGGACGAGTCGCACCTTAATCTAGTTTCTGCAGTAATCACCGAAAGAAGCAAAAACTCCAAAGGGGCAGCTAAATTCGGCATCGTTGCGCCTGATGGTCGCCAAGGAATGTGGGAACACTGCCATCAATTAGCAGAAGCCAATATTCCGTTTGTCTTCGATCCCGGTCAAGGATTGCCAATGTTTAACGGGCCAGAGCTCTTAGAGCTAGTTGATATCGCCAGCTATTTAGCGGTTAACGACTATGAAGGCGAAATGCTTTCGCAGCGAACTGGCTTGAGCTTGTCAAAGGTTGCTGAGCGTGTCAAAGCACTGATCGTGACCAAGGGTGCAGAAGGTGCTGATATTTATACCGAAGGCAAATGTATCTCGATTCCTCCAGTACCGGCAGGAAAAGTAGTCGACCCCACTGGATGCGGCGACGCATTTCGTGGCGGACTCTTGTTTGGTCTTGAGAATGAAATGGATTGGGAAACCACTGGTCGCTTGGCCAGCCTAATGGGTTCGATCAAGATTACCCATCAAGGACCACAAAATCATCAACTCAGCAAAGCAGAGATCGCAGACCAATTTAAAGCAGCATTTGGCTTTAGCTTTTAA
- a CDS encoding DUF3426 domain-containing protein — MPSQKKSLKRILLVCLLTLLLIFGEHLSRNSLLPLLAPRVDGSSNSFSVGAFSILQQIDEKLCSALKCFNRPVSDFAAWKITSAALTPENAGEGLKNALNQSILQIEIQNRLAIPILLPNLEISLTDAEESELKSIRFSPNEWLPLSWQESHPDFLKIGAPAGEMIQAELPIILPPTTAGYRVRILYPE, encoded by the coding sequence GTGCCTAGTCAAAAAAAAAGTCTTAAGCGGATCCTTTTAGTTTGCCTTTTGACTTTGCTCCTCATTTTTGGCGAGCATTTATCTAGGAATTCTCTGCTACCTTTACTAGCACCAAGAGTAGATGGCTCATCAAATTCATTTTCAGTTGGCGCATTTTCGATATTGCAGCAGATTGATGAGAAATTGTGTAGCGCACTGAAGTGCTTTAATCGCCCTGTAAGCGATTTTGCTGCATGGAAAATAACTTCTGCCGCACTAACCCCAGAAAACGCGGGAGAGGGCCTTAAAAACGCCCTAAATCAATCAATATTACAAATTGAAATACAAAATCGACTCGCAATTCCAATTTTGTTGCCAAATTTAGAAATTTCTCTCACTGATGCAGAAGAATCTGAGTTGAAATCAATTCGGTTCAGCCCAAATGAATGGTTACCACTATCTTGGCAAGAATCTCATCCTGATTTTTTGAAAATTGGTGCACCTGCTGGAGAAATGATTCAAGCAGAACTGCCGATTATCCTGCCGCCGACTACTGCTGGGTATCGAGTACGTATTCTTTATCCTGAATAA
- the accC gene encoding acetyl-CoA carboxylase biotin carboxylase subunit: MFDKILIANRGEIALRIQRACRELGIKTVVVYSTADKEAKYVKLADEAVCIGPAPSPLSYLNMPAIISAAEVTDAEAIHPGYGFLSENADFAERVEKSGFAFIGPTAASIRLMGDKVSAKRAMIKAGVPCVPGSEGALPDDPKEIIATAKKVGYPVIIKAAGGGGGRGMRVVHTEAALINAVNMTREEAGRAFGNPEVYMEKFLEKPRHVEIQILADTHGNAIWLGERDCSMQRRHQKVIEEAPAPGIDRRLIAKIGERCAEACRKIGYRGAGTFEFLYENGEFFFIEMNTRVQVEHPVTEMITGVDIVQEQIRIAAGLKLAYRQKDIVFRGHAIECRLNAEDPFKFTPSPGKIGSFHMPGGPGIRVDSHAYSGYVVPSNYDSMIGKLISYGNTREQAIRRMQIALSEMVIDGITTNVPLHRELMLDPNFMEGGTSIHYLEHRLEEQAASRGKS; this comes from the coding sequence ATGTTCGATAAGATTCTGATTGCCAATCGGGGAGAAATTGCTCTCCGTATCCAACGCGCATGCCGCGAGTTGGGAATCAAAACCGTCGTGGTCTATTCCACTGCAGATAAAGAAGCTAAGTATGTGAAGCTTGCTGATGAGGCGGTCTGCATTGGGCCTGCACCTTCGCCACTAAGTTATCTCAATATGCCTGCAATCATTTCTGCAGCAGAGGTGACTGATGCCGAAGCGATTCACCCTGGATATGGCTTCCTCTCTGAAAATGCCGATTTTGCAGAGCGTGTTGAAAAATCTGGTTTTGCCTTTATTGGTCCTACTGCTGCCTCGATTCGCTTGATGGGCGACAAAGTTTCGGCTAAGCGCGCCATGATTAAAGCCGGTGTACCCTGCGTACCTGGTTCTGAAGGTGCGCTACCAGATGATCCAAAAGAAATTATTGCTACCGCTAAAAAAGTGGGTTACCCAGTCATCATTAAGGCTGCTGGTGGAGGTGGTGGACGCGGTATGCGTGTTGTCCATACTGAAGCTGCGCTAATCAATGCTGTCAATATGACTCGCGAGGAAGCTGGGCGCGCATTCGGTAATCCAGAAGTCTATATGGAGAAGTTTTTAGAAAAACCTCGCCATGTTGAGATTCAAATTCTGGCTGACACCCATGGCAATGCTATTTGGTTAGGTGAACGTGATTGCTCAATGCAACGTCGCCATCAAAAAGTGATTGAAGAAGCACCAGCTCCTGGCATTGACCGTCGCTTGATTGCCAAAATTGGTGAACGTTGTGCTGAAGCTTGTAGAAAAATTGGCTATCGTGGTGCCGGAACTTTTGAGTTCCTCTATGAAAACGGTGAATTTTTCTTTATTGAGATGAATACTCGCGTTCAGGTTGAACATCCAGTCACAGAAATGATCACTGGTGTAGATATCGTTCAAGAACAAATTCGAATTGCCGCTGGTCTCAAATTGGCTTATCGCCAAAAAGATATTGTGTTCCGCGGCCATGCAATTGAATGCCGTCTGAATGCAGAAGACCCATTCAAGTTCACGCCAAGTCCAGGGAAAATTGGTTCATTCCATATGCCTGGCGGTCCTGGTATTCGCGTAGATTCTCATGCCTATAGTGGCTATGTAGTCCCCTCAAATTACGATTCCATGATTGGTAAGTTAATTTCTTACGGCAATACTCGCGAGCAAGCGATTCGCCGCATGCAAATTGCCTTGTCTGAGATGGTGATTGATGGGATTACTACTAATGTTCCGCTTCACCGCGAACTGATGCTTGATCCCAACTTCATGGAAGGTGGTACCAGCATTCACTACTTAGAGCATCGCTTAGAAGAGCAAGCTGCAAGTCGCGGTAAATCCTAA
- the accB gene encoding acetyl-CoA carboxylase biotin carboxyl carrier protein — MDLRKLKTLIDLVSESGISELEVNEGEDRVRIVNAGSAVPTGHVVYTNPAPTHTMQAAPAAEAAASPVLDAPAAEAGFIARSPMVGTFYRAPNPESPNFVNVGDTVKVGQTLCIIEAMKLLNEIESEQAGVIKEILCENGQGVEFDQPLFVIA, encoded by the coding sequence ATGGATCTAAGAAAACTCAAAACCTTGATCGACTTAGTTTCTGAATCAGGCATTTCCGAATTAGAGGTCAACGAAGGTGAAGACCGTGTTCGCATTGTGAATGCCGGCTCTGCAGTTCCTACTGGACACGTGGTTTATACCAATCCCGCTCCGACACACACGATGCAAGCAGCGCCTGCTGCTGAAGCTGCTGCATCACCCGTTCTAGATGCGCCTGCAGCTGAAGCTGGGTTTATTGCACGCTCACCCATGGTGGGCACTTTCTATCGCGCCCCAAATCCAGAATCGCCTAACTTCGTCAACGTTGGTGACACTGTTAAAGTTGGTCAAACACTGTGCATCATTGAAGCGATGAAATTGCTTAACGAAATCGAATCAGAACAAGCGGGGGTCATTAAAGAAATTCTTTGTGAGAATGGTCAGGGCGTTGAGTTTGATCAGCCCTTATTTGTCATTGCTTAA
- the aroQ gene encoding type II 3-dehydroquinate dehydratase gives MSKKASILVIQGPNLNLLGTREPEVYGKTTLEDIHQKLGDLAKAQSVDLSSYQSNHEGELIDRIQKAKQDGVDFIIINPGAFTHTSVALRDVLAGVAIPFTEVHLSNIHQREEFRKHSYLSDIATGVICGLGAIGYELALQAAIARIQK, from the coding sequence ATGTCTAAAAAAGCATCAATTCTGGTTATTCAAGGCCCCAACCTCAATCTATTGGGAACCCGTGAGCCTGAGGTTTATGGGAAAACTACCCTGGAAGATATCCACCAAAAGCTGGGGGATCTTGCAAAAGCCCAATCTGTCGATCTAAGTAGCTACCAAAGTAATCATGAAGGCGAGTTAATTGACCGCATTCAGAAGGCTAAACAAGATGGCGTGGATTTCATCATCATTAATCCTGGTGCATTTACCCATACCAGCGTTGCCTTACGTGACGTTTTAGCTGGTGTAGCCATTCCGTTTACCGAAGTGCATCTATCAAACATTCACCAAAGAGAAGAGTTCCGCAAACACTCTTATCTATCAGATATCGCTACCGGTGTGATTTGTGGTCTTGGAGCTATTGGCTACGAATTAGCCCTGCAAGCTGCGATCGCCCGCATACAAAAATAA
- a CDS encoding TlpA disulfide reductase family protein: MNRRQWIMIGGISLLALLAGVFSSQWISQTGLASDPSIKAFFGNPWQTPDGKSANSENWRAKVLVVNFWASWCPPCVEEMPALNKIAQEYATKNVLIVGIGIDSPSNIREFLKKTPVSYPIVIGGLEGSNLSKQMGNTQGALPFTVIINSKGKSIYSKLGKISEEELRKVINSEL; this comes from the coding sequence ATGAATCGAAGACAGTGGATCATGATTGGCGGAATTAGTCTTCTGGCGCTCCTTGCTGGAGTCTTTTCATCTCAGTGGATTTCGCAAACAGGCTTGGCGAGCGACCCATCTATCAAAGCTTTCTTTGGCAACCCTTGGCAAACACCCGATGGTAAATCGGCAAATTCTGAAAATTGGCGAGCAAAAGTACTCGTTGTGAACTTTTGGGCCTCCTGGTGCCCCCCTTGCGTAGAAGAAATGCCTGCTTTAAACAAAATTGCCCAAGAATATGCCACTAAAAATGTGTTAATTGTTGGTATCGGCATTGATTCACCATCTAACATACGCGAATTTCTTAAAAAAACCCCTGTTTCTTATCCCATTGTGATTGGTGGGTTAGAGGGTAGTAATCTCTCCAAACAAATGGGCAATACCCAAGGCGCCCTACCCTTCACAGTCATCATCAATTCAAAAGGTAAGTCTATTTATAGTAAATTAGGGAAGATAAGCGAAGAAGAGCTCAGAAAAGTCATTAATTCAGAGTTATAA
- the mpl gene encoding UDP-N-acetylmuramate:L-alanyl-gamma-D-glutamyl-meso-diaminopimelate ligase — protein MHIHILGICGTFMGGIAAIARQAGHRVTGCDANVYPPMSTQLEAQGIELIEGFSPDQLLQFETMPDLFVIGNVVSRGNPLMEAILNQGLPYISGPQWLGEQVLYGRHVLAVAGTHGKTTTSAMLTWILEFNGYKPGYLIGGVPLNFTVSARLGESQYFVIEADEYDTAFFDKRSKFVHYRPRTALLNNLEFDHADIFADLVAIETQFHHLVRTVPSDGLLVVNGEEPALERVVTRGAWSPVERFGQDAANQWSLISQEGDGFIVRQLGKEVATVQWAPDSGVMGRHNQLNALAAIASANHIGISPADSARALAAFKNVKRRLETIGVANDITVYDDFAHHPTAITTTVDGLRRRVGKARILAVLEPRSNTMKLGVMKAQLPNSLQQADKVFAYGASSGKESLGWDLAEVLAPLNTKEAGKAHAFDDLGALVNAVAKEAKPGDYILVMSNGGFGGAHQKILEAISV, from the coding sequence ATGCATATTCATATCTTGGGCATTTGCGGTACCTTCATGGGCGGCATTGCCGCAATCGCTCGGCAAGCCGGACATCGTGTAACGGGTTGTGATGCCAACGTGTATCCACCAATGAGCACACAGCTTGAAGCTCAAGGTATTGAGCTCATTGAGGGATTCTCGCCAGATCAATTATTGCAGTTTGAGACCATGCCCGATTTATTTGTGATTGGCAATGTCGTTTCTCGTGGCAATCCCTTAATGGAAGCCATTCTGAATCAAGGGCTGCCCTATATCTCTGGACCTCAATGGCTAGGGGAGCAAGTTTTATATGGCCGACATGTTTTAGCGGTAGCCGGTACGCATGGCAAGACGACTACATCAGCCATGCTCACTTGGATTTTGGAATTTAATGGCTACAAGCCTGGATATTTAATTGGTGGAGTGCCACTGAATTTCACAGTATCTGCACGCTTGGGTGAAAGTCAATATTTTGTAATAGAGGCCGATGAATATGACACTGCCTTTTTCGATAAGCGCAGTAAGTTTGTCCATTACAGGCCACGCACTGCTTTATTAAATAACTTAGAGTTTGATCATGCAGATATTTTTGCGGATCTTGTTGCTATCGAAACTCAGTTTCATCACTTAGTACGCACAGTGCCCAGTGATGGCTTATTGGTAGTCAATGGCGAGGAACCTGCGCTAGAGCGGGTTGTCACCCGCGGTGCTTGGTCGCCTGTAGAGCGTTTTGGACAGGATGCCGCTAACCAGTGGTCATTGATTTCACAAGAGGGTGATGGCTTTATTGTGCGTCAGTTAGGCAAAGAGGTGGCCACCGTGCAATGGGCTCCTGATTCGGGCGTGATGGGCAGACACAACCAACTCAACGCGCTTGCTGCAATTGCATCTGCCAATCACATTGGTATTTCACCAGCAGATTCTGCACGTGCCTTGGCGGCATTTAAAAACGTGAAGCGTCGTCTTGAAACGATTGGTGTTGCAAACGACATTACGGTGTATGACGACTTTGCGCATCATCCAACGGCGATCACCACCACGGTTGATGGTTTACGTCGTCGAGTGGGTAAGGCCCGCATCTTGGCGGTATTGGAGCCACGCTCGAATACGATGAAACTCGGTGTAATGAAGGCACAACTACCTAATAGCTTGCAGCAGGCTGATAAGGTCTTTGCTTATGGAGCCAGTAGTGGCAAGGAATCTTTGGGCTGGGATTTGGCAGAAGTCCTAGCCCCACTAAATACAAAAGAGGCTGGTAAAGCCCATGCCTTCGATGACCTTGGTGCATTAGTGAATGCAGTTGCCAAAGAAGCTAAACCAGGCGATTACATTCTAGTGATGAGTAATGGCGGCTTTGGTGGAGCGCATCAAAAAATATTAGAAGCCATATCTGTTTAA
- the fabG gene encoding 3-oxoacyl-ACP reductase FabG, with protein MGNRLEDKVAIVTGAAKGIGFATAQRFAEAGARVIVADINLAAVKSAAAQIPHAEAYAMDVTDRASIQAVVDQVIQKHGRIDILINNAGITQDARLIKMTEAQFDTVLDVNLKGVFNCTQLVVPHMLEAGTGAIVNASSVVGLYGNFGQTNYSATKFGVIGFTKTWARELGPKGIRVNAVCPGFIATEMVKAMPENILQDIERRSWLGRLGTPEEMANVYLFLASDEASYVNGVALEASGGISL; from the coding sequence ATGGGCAATCGATTAGAAGATAAGGTCGCCATTGTTACAGGCGCAGCAAAAGGGATTGGATTTGCAACGGCCCAGCGCTTTGCAGAAGCGGGTGCAAGAGTGATCGTTGCTGATATTAATCTTGCGGCAGTAAAGAGTGCTGCAGCCCAAATTCCTCATGCTGAGGCCTATGCAATGGATGTGACTGATCGTGCCAGCATTCAGGCGGTAGTTGATCAAGTCATCCAAAAACATGGCCGCATTGATATTTTGATTAATAATGCTGGTATTACGCAAGATGCACGTTTGATCAAGATGACTGAGGCGCAATTTGATACCGTGCTTGATGTCAACCTCAAGGGCGTATTCAACTGCACCCAATTGGTAGTGCCACACATGCTGGAAGCTGGTACTGGCGCGATTGTGAATGCTTCTAGCGTGGTCGGTTTGTATGGGAACTTTGGTCAAACTAATTATTCAGCGACAAAGTTTGGCGTGATTGGTTTTACCAAGACTTGGGCTCGTGAACTTGGTCCTAAAGGCATTCGAGTCAATGCAGTTTGTCCTGGATTTATTGCGACAGAAATGGTTAAAGCCATGCCAGAAAATATTCTGCAAGATATTGAGCGTCGCAGTTGGCTAGGTCGCTTGGGCACGCCTGAAGAAATGGCCAACGTATATCTATTCCTTGCCAGCGATGAAGCGAGTTACGTTAATGGAGTTGCATTAGAAGCTAGCGGTGGGATTTCCCTCTAA
- a CDS encoding ribonuclease catalytic domain-containing protein has translation MNLLYEEGGDIKIAAVQSATGTGDAESWQATSLSGKKIKLKAKEVWLRFEKPEAQAAMDEALVLSKDIDLQLLWDCAPEEEFGLVDVSLEYFGSQATIPQQVALAIALQDAPVFFRRKGRGRFQRAPLEQLQAGLAALERKQKELEQQSVWQQDLVAGIFPDTLKSSAKQLLFSPDKNSSAYKALIAACTETGESPAQLMIRCAAIESPLAYHQGMFLKAHFPNGAAHHVNIGVDQAAYDAAIAELPLAEVNAFSIDDSGTTEIDDALSVTELVEGSHRIGIHIAAPGLAISKDDPLDQVARNRMSTVYFPGNKITMLPDSVIEQFSLDAGAPRPALSIYVDLDADGIVNRDTLQMRAEMVPMTANLRLEDVEHLVSEESLVDEGVSYPYRKELAILWRAAKLLHAGRQEKRIANGLRAEQLGVIDPNALARDFHFQIQDVDGVQRVEIIPRQRGSILDTIVAEWMIFCNSASGQLLADHGLPGLFRTQKGWGPLRTRMQTTPGPHEGLGLDYYAWCTSPLRRYSDLVNQWQLIALAKHGVTAKMMAPFPPRDATLMGIAADFESCYQAYGEFQDRLEKYWCLRWIAQDGDSKNVYVRHLKEGMSRVELVPLHLPIPELASHPRMTRAEVAVADVDLLQLSAAVRVLEIEAKAEPEVKTVEELTDALPEDAEEDASPD, from the coding sequence ATGAATCTCTTATATGAAGAGGGTGGCGATATCAAAATTGCTGCCGTACAGTCTGCAACAGGAACAGGCGATGCTGAATCCTGGCAGGCGACCAGTCTTTCTGGCAAGAAGATCAAACTCAAGGCGAAAGAGGTTTGGTTGCGCTTTGAAAAGCCCGAGGCACAAGCTGCGATGGATGAAGCGCTCGTTTTATCTAAAGATATTGACTTGCAATTGCTCTGGGATTGCGCGCCTGAAGAAGAGTTTGGTCTGGTAGATGTTTCTCTTGAATATTTTGGCTCGCAAGCAACGATCCCTCAGCAAGTAGCATTAGCGATTGCCTTACAAGATGCCCCAGTATTTTTCCGTCGCAAAGGGCGAGGGCGCTTTCAAAGAGCGCCCCTTGAGCAATTGCAAGCAGGCTTAGCTGCACTGGAGCGCAAGCAAAAAGAGTTAGAGCAACAATCTGTTTGGCAACAAGATTTAGTCGCAGGCATATTCCCTGACACCTTGAAGTCTTCAGCTAAGCAACTACTGTTCTCCCCAGATAAGAATTCTTCAGCTTATAAGGCCCTCATAGCCGCATGCACAGAAACAGGTGAATCCCCGGCGCAGTTGATGATTCGTTGTGCTGCAATTGAATCTCCATTGGCCTATCACCAGGGAATGTTCTTGAAAGCCCATTTTCCAAATGGCGCTGCTCATCATGTCAATATCGGAGTTGATCAAGCAGCCTATGATGCGGCGATTGCAGAACTGCCTTTGGCCGAAGTAAATGCTTTCTCGATTGATGACTCAGGAACTACTGAGATTGATGATGCGCTTTCGGTAACAGAACTTGTAGAGGGTAGTCATCGCATCGGTATTCATATTGCAGCACCAGGTTTGGCGATTAGTAAAGATGATCCATTGGACCAAGTGGCTCGCAATCGTATGTCTACCGTTTATTTTCCGGGCAACAAAATTACGATGTTGCCTGATTCGGTCATTGAGCAATTCTCCCTGGATGCGGGCGCTCCTAGACCCGCGCTATCCATCTATGTAGATCTTGATGCGGATGGAATAGTAAACCGAGATACCCTGCAAATGCGGGCAGAGATGGTGCCGATGACTGCTAATCTTCGTCTAGAAGATGTGGAGCATTTGGTGAGCGAAGAGAGTTTGGTAGATGAAGGCGTTAGTTATCCCTATCGAAAAGAGTTAGCTATCTTGTGGCGTGCCGCAAAACTCTTGCATGCTGGTCGACAAGAAAAAAGAATTGCCAATGGTCTACGTGCTGAACAGTTGGGTGTGATTGATCCCAATGCTTTGGCAAGAGATTTTCATTTTCAAATTCAAGATGTGGATGGAGTTCAACGTGTAGAAATTATTCCGCGTCAGCGTGGTTCTATTCTCGATACGATCGTTGCAGAGTGGATGATCTTTTGCAATAGCGCATCTGGTCAATTGCTAGCGGATCATGGTTTGCCGGGTTTGTTCCGAACCCAAAAGGGTTGGGGACCATTGCGTACTCGTATGCAAACTACCCCAGGGCCTCATGAAGGCTTGGGGCTCGACTACTACGCATGGTGCACCTCTCCGCTACGTCGCTACTCCGATCTCGTCAATCAGTGGCAGTTAATCGCCTTAGCAAAACATGGGGTGACTGCGAAGATGATGGCACCATTTCCACCACGAGATGCGACTCTGATGGGAATCGCTGCAGACTTTGAATCTTGTTATCAGGCTTATGGCGAATTTCAAGATCGCCTAGAAAAGTATTGGTGCTTGCGTTGGATTGCGCAGGATGGAGATTCCAAAAACGTTTATGTACGTCACTTAAAAGAGGGGATGTCTAGGGTAGAACTAGTACCTCTACACTTACCTATCCCAGAGTTGGCAAGTCACCCCCGCATGACTCGTGCAGAAGTGGCGGTGGCTGATGTCGACTTGTTGCAATTAAGTGCTGCTGTGAGAGTACTAGAGATTGAAGCCAAAGCAGAGCCAGAAGTAAAGACTGTAGAAGAATTGACCGATGCATTGCCCGAGGATGCAGAAGAAGATGCCAGCCCAGATTAA
- a CDS encoding energy transducer TonB, with the protein MPAQINPVQIPRSEKFNRAVIFFQNTWRRYPFRLALCVSLIIHALFLSFRWGIGEIQNRRLNTPLSVVLVNASNKMPPKQANKLAQADLQGGGKSENQDATALHRARLGAEARLEVLEKQQKQMLAKLDEQRAKSGGRKSGDEQKIAPQLNSLEAELAKQLEADGREPRRKVLTGANTRAVTFAHYFDAMRQKIEAYGSTFFPRANGRPLYGSLIIVVSVDSQGRITTNAQGKDGVSIGRSSGNPELDRQALAIVRASAPFGPFPSEMRNQIDVLDWISTFDFTRDGNDLLELKR; encoded by the coding sequence ATGCCAGCCCAGATTAATCCTGTTCAGATTCCTCGCTCAGAAAAATTCAACCGAGCTGTGATCTTTTTTCAGAATACCTGGCGACGCTATCCTTTTCGACTCGCACTATGCGTATCACTCATTATTCATGCACTGTTTCTATCGTTTCGTTGGGGTATTGGTGAAATTCAAAATCGCCGACTCAATACGCCTTTGAGTGTTGTCCTCGTGAATGCCAGTAACAAGATGCCCCCAAAGCAGGCGAACAAATTGGCCCAGGCAGATCTACAGGGTGGCGGTAAGTCTGAAAATCAAGATGCCACAGCACTACATCGAGCCAGACTGGGAGCGGAGGCGCGTCTTGAGGTTTTAGAGAAGCAGCAAAAGCAGATGCTGGCCAAGTTAGACGAGCAGCGAGCTAAATCTGGTGGACGAAAAAGTGGGGATGAGCAAAAGATTGCCCCCCAACTTAATTCTCTAGAGGCAGAGTTGGCGAAGCAGTTGGAAGCGGATGGACGTGAGCCTCGCCGCAAGGTGCTCACCGGCGCTAATACTAGGGCAGTGACTTTTGCCCATTACTTTGATGCTATGCGCCAAAAGATTGAGGCTTACGGTAGTACATTTTTTCCGCGTGCCAATGGTCGACCGCTATATGGCAGCTTGATTATCGTTGTGAGTGTCGATTCTCAAGGCCGAATTACTACCAATGCGCAAGGTAAAGATGGGGTATCAATAGGGCGAAGCTCAGGTAATCCTGAATTGGATCGACAGGCCCTAGCCATTGTTCGTGCATCAGCCCCATTTGGCCCATTCCCTTCAGAAATGCGTAATCAAATTGATGTGCTCGATTGGATCTCCACCTTTGACTTTACTCGCGATGGGAATGATCTTCTGGAACTCAAACGTTAG
- the aroE gene encoding shikimate dehydrogenase, which produces MSSNASVDLHTDPSLHPGLDVYAVAGNPIGHSQSPAIHQRFAEQAKQAMHYGRLQPELDGFAQAAKTFFSAGGKGMNVTVPFKLDAQAFADQLTSRAQLAGAVNTLWIQDGKIYGDNTDGAGLVRDLLAQGIAIHESRILLLGAGGAARGVIGPLLEHSPKCLVIANRSSIKADELIKLFANVAASKEVALEARTLAQLESSEKTPYPFDLVINATAAGLADESPLSIAAVVNIFTPSSFAYDMVYGKTTAFMKQALQRGARISDGLGMLVEQAADAFLLWRGTDLATQIDPRAVLAQLRS; this is translated from the coding sequence ATGAGTTCAAACGCTTCCGTTGATTTGCATACCGATCCAAGTCTTCACCCGGGTCTAGATGTCTATGCGGTAGCGGGCAATCCAATAGGCCATAGTCAGTCGCCCGCCATTCACCAGCGCTTTGCAGAGCAAGCTAAACAAGCTATGCACTATGGCCGTTTACAGCCGGAGCTAGATGGTTTTGCTCAAGCTGCTAAAACATTCTTTTCTGCTGGCGGTAAGGGTATGAATGTCACCGTGCCATTTAAGTTAGATGCCCAAGCTTTTGCTGATCAATTAACTAGTCGAGCCCAGTTGGCTGGTGCAGTCAATACGCTATGGATTCAGGATGGCAAGATTTATGGTGACAATACTGATGGCGCTGGCTTAGTGCGCGACCTATTGGCGCAGGGTATCGCCATCCATGAGTCGCGTATTTTGCTTTTAGGTGCTGGTGGAGCAGCACGTGGAGTGATCGGGCCCTTATTGGAGCATTCACCTAAATGCTTAGTGATTGCTAATCGCTCAAGCATAAAGGCTGATGAATTGATCAAATTATTTGCCAACGTAGCTGCTTCAAAAGAGGTTGCCTTGGAAGCTCGCACATTAGCTCAATTAGAGAGTTCTGAAAAAACACCCTATCCATTTGACCTGGTGATTAATGCAACTGCTGCAGGACTAGCGGATGAGTCTCCTTTGAGCATTGCCGCTGTAGTAAACATCTTTACGCCAAGCTCATTTGCTTACGACATGGTCTACGGTAAAACAACGGCCTTTATGAAGCAAGCTTTACAGCGTGGGGCACGCATTAGCGATGGCCTTGGTATGTTGGTGGAGCAAGCTGCAGATGCATTCTTGTTATGGCGGGGGACCGATCTAGCAACACAAATTGATCCGCGAGCAGTGCTCGCTCAATTGCGTAGTTGA